The sequence CCATTCATAATAATTTTTAGCCGCAACTATAAAAATCTCTTTTATGTGCTCGTTTTTAACTTTACAAGTTAAATTCGAAATAGCATCCCATAATTCAATGGCTAATTTTTTATCATCACCATTTAATTTAAAATATCTATTGTCTGAATTAATATTTAAAAAGGCATCAAGTAACTCATAATCATCATCGTTAATGCTTTTTAAATAATTAGGCGCATCAATGGTTTCATTACATAAATAGTTCAAAGGATTTTGGATGTACCATCCAATATACTTTTTATTTTTAATTATAAATCCAAAATCCTTAGTAAATAAAACAATATTTGCATTGGATAATCCATGAGTTTCATTGAAACAGATCAAATATCTTTTTTGTTTATTCAAATATCGGAATTTTACTCGTGGGAAACAATTTATTTTGCCGCACATACTAAGAAAACCATGGTTTATAATGCCAGGTGTTTTTACTTTTTTTATACGATCAGGTGCAATGGACCGAATAGATGCGAAGCTATTGTCTTCAGCAAAGCATATTGTGTCATAAAAATCATCTAATCCGTCAATTGTACATATGTATGGTCTTTTAGAAGAAATAAAATCAACAAACGCCCCTGTTTCATCTAAGAAAAATCTTAATTTAGCATGCGGAATAATTAAATTACTAGTTGTTGTAATTTTTATTCCGTCAACTATTTGAAACGTATCAATATTATTCATTTTTGGCCTTGTCGCTAATATTATTTGTAATCTGTATTAACGCAAAAATATAAAATTTTGAAATGATGCTTGCTTATTTTAGGAAGGCATAGATGCTAGAAAGATTAAAGAATAAATTATTTCAGCATATAAGGGGGGGTTGGGCAAGGGATGATTTTAAAGGGCGCCACTTTGATACAATCATCATTATTCTAGCTATCAACTGATATCTTAGCTACTGCTTAAGCCATCGGTTATTGAAGAGCTGTTATTAGGCGTGGCATCAAGGTTGATCATAGCACATACAACCGTTCGATTTTTATTGTCTTTTAACCGACTTAACTTTGCTATAACGAGCACTATGGCCAATGCAAAACCATAAAGTGCTTAAGCGCATCTACTGAGGCCAGTATGGATCATCTACAGAGCGAGTAGACCTTAAAGTGGTAAATCCATCCATTGTGAGTTGATCGAAGCCTGCGCGCTTTCTGACCGGTAAGATGTAGATTTGGCAGGGCATTTTTAGCGTGCACTATTTATATATATTGGCGCAGTCAAAGGAGGCTTGGATATAAGTTTTTTCATAATGTCTAAAGCTATGGTTACTGAAAGTTTCAAGCGGCAAAGAGAACGTTTGTCTTATGATAATCATCAATGGCTATGAATATTTCTACATCTCTCATTATTATTTACAAAATAGGCTGATAAGAAAGGCTTGCTACAGAAAATATAGACAAGCTAAGCCGCTATAAGAATTAGCATTCTTAGCCCAAATAGTTCTACAACTTGGCCAATTGTTTTATAAAAACAGATTATTTTAATAAGTAATGAGGAGGATTTAATCAAATGGTGGGCGTGACAGGGATTGAACCTGTGACCCCTACAATGTCAATGTAGTGCTCTCCCGCTGAGCTACACGCCCATTTGATGTCGCGTCATAGACCATATTAGTGTCTTGCAGTCAATGGTATTTTTAGCAAAATTAGTTTATTTTTTAAATATTTTGTAATTGTGGATAAAGTTGCCCAGTGTTTAGATTATTAGTGTTTAGGTTCTTGGGGCTGAGGTTCTAGGCTTCTGTTTTTTAGGAAATTGCGCAAGAGTAATATCGGGGTGGGACAATGTATATAAAAAAGAACGGCAAATATTCATTCGCATTCTTTTTAGATTATGATGATGTATTTGATGTTTATAATGGCTTTGCCAAAATGGATAATTTTGAAATTGTTGGTTTGATAAATATTAAAAATAAACAGCAAACCAAAAATATTTGCTTTTTCTATGAAGAAGGCGAGGGGGATTTTCGTTGTGAAAACCAAGATAATCAACTTGCCATTATTTATAGCGATATTGAGGCTGAGAATTACCTAGGGTTCATTGATAATATAAAACAGCATGAAGATGGATTATTTTTGGCTTTGAGTTCAACTCTATTGTTTATAAGGGAAAACAATATTCGTGTAGTATGCATCCTAAAGTTATTTTATTATGAGAAAATGCTATTTAAATGTTTAGAACGCATAAAAAGCCATGCAAGGTTTTGCATAGCTAAATATTTTACATATTTAATATCCTAAAATGGCTATTTTTACGCCGCGATTAGCATTTTTTGCACTTCGCTTACCAATTCACGCAAGTGAAAGGGTTTGGACAAAATACGCGCATCACTTGGTGCTTGCGAATCTGCATTAAGCGCGACTGCGGCAAAGCCAGTAATAAACATTACTTTAAGATCTGGATCAATCTCTGTTGCACGGCGTGCAAGTTCAATACCATCCATTTCAGGCATGACAATATCGGTTAAAAGTAGCTCAAACGGCTCTTCCTGTAAACGCTCATAAGCGCTAACACCATTATCAAAATCGGTTACTTCATAACCTGCCCGTTCTAGCGCTTTGGCTAAAAAGCGGCGCATATCATTATCGTCTTCAGCAAGAAGAATACGTTTCATCGACCTATCCAAATTTTAATTAAAGCCGTTATTTAAGGTGTGACCCTATTTGAGAATCGATAATAGCAAGTCTTGGTAAAAAGGAAATAAAGAGATTTAATCCTCTTCATTCTTGGTTAATACCAACAGGCTGTTATCTTAACCAGGCGTGTCTTGCTTGCTTTTTTAGCAGCATTCTAATAAGGGCAAGATTTGTCATGGTTGGATAAATATCGGCTTATTTTTCCTTGTAAATCTTATAAGCCTATCATAACATTATATCCATTAATTTTTAAATAAACAAAAAAATAGCTGTTGAAAAATCCTTTTTATTTCAATCTATTGGTTTTATTTGTTAAAGTAATTTTATTAAAGCTGCGGTTAGGATCAATAGATTTTGGAGAGAGTAACGTGTGATTGATTTGCTCCTTCAAGCTTGATGATAAAAGATATTGCTTGGGCAGTGCCTGATGTCATTGCATATAAATATTGAAAATTATACTGTTAATTAATAGCGCTTAATCTCGTAGTTTAAATTGGGTAATGTGGGATAGCAGATAAATGGCTGCAAATATTGATTTTGGTGGGCAACTTCCCTTTCGGATTATGCGTCCGCATAACCAAACTGTTCCATTTTTTTTCAATTCACCTCATTCGGGGCGGCAATATCCCGCGTCATTTTTGCAAATGAGCCGTCTTAATGATTTTGATATCCGGTTATCTGAAGATCGTTATGTTGATTTAATTTTTGGTTCTGTGCCGCAGTTTGGTGCGCCGCTCATGCTGGCTGATTTTCCGCGTGCCTATCTTGATGTGAATAGAGAACCTTTTGAGCTTGATCATCAAATGTTTGAAGAAGCATTACCAAATTTTGTACCAAAACCTTCTCCGCGTGTTTTAGCCGGGCTTGGTAGTGTTCCTAAAATTGTAGCTCAGGGTAAAAATATCTATGCTGGACGTATTTCAGCCAAAGCTGCTTTAAATCGTATTGAGCATATTTATCAGCCCTATCACACTTGTCTTGATTTTGAATTGCAACAGATAAAAGCGCAATTTGGCTATGCAGTTTTGATAGATTGCCATTCCATGCCTGGGCAATTGAAATTTTTTCAAGGAACACGCCAACCCGATTTTGTTCTTGGTGATGTTTATGGCCGTTCCTGCGCTTCACAGCTTAGTCGCCTTGCAGCGCAGCTATTAAGCGAAATGGGCTATTACGTCCAATGTAATCAGCCTTATGCTGGAGGCTTTATAACCATGAATTATGGGCGGCCTTTGCATATGTTCCACGCTTTACAAATTGAAATCAATCGCGATCTTTATCTTGATCCAGAGACTTTGGAGCCTGATAGTGGTTTTGATGCTTTAAAGAAAAATATGTCATTTTTTGTAGAGCAATTGGTACAATTGTCACACAGTGCTTTTATCTTGCAGCAAGATGCAGCAGAATAGTATTTTTTCTTTTTAATTTTAGGCTAGTTAATTAAAAAATATTTTGAATAATGGATGGCTATAAAATAAAAGGACCGCATACTTAAAAAGTATGCGGCCAAGTTTATCTAGGTAGCAATGAAACATTGCTTAACCAAGAATTAAAATAATTTGGCCGTAAGGTCAATGCAATTTGACCAAAAAAATGACATAAAATACTAATCGATTAAAAAATATTCTATTTTTATGTAAATAAGGCGTGTAAGGGGACTAATTATGTCGGCATTTTATGATGAAACATTTTTCTGTAAGTTAAATGAGATAGCTGCGAGTCAGTCCTTACCGCTTTTTCGACAAGCCTTG comes from Bartonella sp. HY038 and encodes:
- the cpdR gene encoding cell cycle two-component system response regulator CpdR, which produces MKRILLAEDDNDMRRFLAKALERAGYEVTDFDNGVSAYERLQEEPFELLLTDIVMPEMDGIELARRATEIDPDLKVMFITGFAAVALNADSQAPSDARILSKPFHLRELVSEVQKMLIAA
- a CDS encoding N-formylglutamate amidohydrolase, translating into MAANIDFGGQLPFRIMRPHNQTVPFFFNSPHSGRQYPASFLQMSRLNDFDIRLSEDRYVDLIFGSVPQFGAPLMLADFPRAYLDVNREPFELDHQMFEEALPNFVPKPSPRVLAGLGSVPKIVAQGKNIYAGRISAKAALNRIEHIYQPYHTCLDFELQQIKAQFGYAVLIDCHSMPGQLKFFQGTRQPDFVLGDVYGRSCASQLSRLAAQLLSEMGYYVQCNQPYAGGFITMNYGRPLHMFHALQIEINRDLYLDPETLEPDSGFDALKKNMSFFVEQLVQLSHSAFILQQDAAE